In Saccharothrix violaceirubra, the following are encoded in one genomic region:
- a CDS encoding SAM-dependent methyltransferase, whose translation MAVTTTGVAGALAGVVERLLGTRLPIGLRAWDGSTAGPQDGPVAVIRSRRALRRLLWNPDELGLSRAYVSGELDVEGDLTEGLKRFWELARGGALRKPRAADVVGALGTALRLRAIGPRPAPPGEEARLSGRLHTRRRDAAAISHHYDLSNEFYRLVLDPSMAYSCGYFVSPESTVEQAQHAKLDLVCHKLGLAPGMRLLDVGCGWGSMIIHAARHFGVHATGVTISARQREHILGRIAEEGLTDLVTVRLMDYREIADGPYDAISTIEMGEHVGEENYPEYAATLYRSLRPGGRLLLQQMSRGTTAPGGGAFIESYVAPDMHMRPVSRTLTHLEGAGFEIRDVEALREHYVWTVRAWARTLEQRWDEVVRLVGEGQARVWRLYLAGGALTFEEGRMGVDQVLAVRTGDRGESGMPRVREWVR comes from the coding sequence GTGGCTGTCACGACCACCGGCGTCGCCGGTGCACTCGCCGGCGTCGTCGAACGCCTGCTGGGTACGCGGTTGCCGATCGGGCTGCGGGCGTGGGACGGGAGCACCGCCGGTCCGCAGGACGGGCCGGTGGCCGTGATCCGTTCCCGGCGCGCGTTGCGTCGCCTGCTGTGGAACCCGGACGAGCTGGGGTTGTCGCGTGCGTACGTGAGCGGCGAACTCGACGTGGAGGGCGACCTCACCGAGGGGCTCAAGCGGTTCTGGGAACTGGCGCGTGGCGGTGCGTTGCGCAAACCGCGCGCGGCGGACGTGGTCGGCGCACTGGGCACGGCGTTGCGGCTGCGCGCGATCGGTCCGCGTCCGGCACCGCCGGGCGAGGAGGCGCGGTTGAGCGGACGGTTGCACACGCGACGACGCGACGCGGCGGCGATCTCGCACCACTACGACCTGAGCAACGAGTTCTACCGCCTCGTACTCGACCCGAGCATGGCGTACTCGTGCGGGTACTTCGTGTCGCCGGAGTCCACTGTGGAGCAGGCGCAGCACGCCAAACTGGACCTGGTGTGCCACAAGCTCGGGTTGGCGCCGGGGATGCGGCTGCTCGACGTCGGCTGCGGCTGGGGTTCGATGATCATCCACGCGGCCAGGCACTTCGGCGTGCACGCGACCGGCGTGACGATCTCCGCCCGGCAACGCGAGCACATCCTCGGGCGGATCGCCGAAGAGGGTCTGACCGATCTGGTGACCGTGCGGCTCATGGACTACCGCGAGATCGCCGACGGGCCGTACGACGCGATCTCCACCATAGAGATGGGTGAACACGTCGGCGAGGAGAACTACCCGGAGTACGCGGCCACGCTGTACCGGTCGTTGCGTCCGGGCGGACGGTTGCTGTTGCAGCAGATGTCCCGCGGCACCACCGCGCCGGGCGGTGGGGCGTTCATCGAGTCCTATGTGGCGCCGGACATGCACATGCGTCCGGTGAGCCGGACGTTGACACACCTCGAAGGCGCGGGGTTCGAGATCAGGGACGTGGAGGCATTGCGCGAGCACTACGTGTGGACGGTGCGGGCGTGGGCACGCACGCTGGAACAGCGCTGGGACGAGGTCGTGCGGCTGGTCGGCGAGGGGCAGGCGCGGGTGTGGCGGCTGTACCTGGCGGGTGGTGCGCTGACGTTCGAGGAGGGGCGGATGGGGGTCGACCAGGTGCTCGCCGTGCGGACCGGTGACCGGGGCGAGAGCGGGATGCCGCGCGTGCGGGAGTGGGTGCGATGA
- a CDS encoding DUF1295 domain-containing protein: MSFGWTVLWSAVTVFVLITALFGYAVSKRRFDLIDSFWGPGFAVVAVVAFALSDRAWPGLVVVVLTVVWGVRLGWHIHSRNRHKDEDQRYVDMYRRAKGNPVAKMYRVYLLQGAIMVLVSLPVQFAQSRPASGVLFALGVAVWLVGFVFEAVGDAQLARFKADPATKGQVMDRGLWRYTRHPNYFGDACVWWGLFLLACGSWWALALVVSPVVMTFLLAKGSGKPLLEKDIVHRRPGYAEYVARTSGFFPLPPRRRGPGVGGA, from the coding sequence ATGAGCTTCGGCTGGACCGTGCTGTGGTCGGCCGTGACGGTGTTCGTGCTGATCACGGCGTTGTTCGGGTACGCGGTGTCGAAGCGCCGCTTCGACCTGATCGACTCCTTCTGGGGTCCGGGGTTCGCCGTGGTCGCCGTGGTGGCGTTCGCGTTGTCGGACCGGGCGTGGCCGGGGTTGGTGGTCGTGGTGCTGACCGTCGTGTGGGGTGTGCGGCTGGGGTGGCACATCCACTCGCGCAACCGGCACAAGGACGAGGACCAGCGGTACGTCGACATGTACCGGCGGGCCAAGGGCAACCCGGTGGCGAAGATGTACCGGGTGTACCTGCTGCAGGGCGCGATCATGGTCCTGGTGTCGCTGCCGGTGCAGTTCGCGCAGTCGCGACCGGCGAGCGGCGTGCTGTTCGCGCTCGGCGTCGCGGTGTGGCTGGTCGGCTTCGTGTTCGAGGCGGTCGGCGACGCGCAGCTCGCCCGGTTCAAGGCGGACCCGGCGACCAAGGGGCAGGTCATGGACCGGGGGCTGTGGCGCTACACCCGGCATCCGAACTACTTCGGCGACGCGTGCGTGTGGTGGGGGCTGTTCCTGCTCGCGTGCGGGTCGTGGTGGGCCTTGGCGCTCGTGGTGAGCCCGGTGGTGATGACGTTCCTGCTCGCGAAGGGGAGCGGCAAGCCGTTGCTGGAGAAGGACATCGTGCACCGCCGTCCGGGGTACGCCGAGTACGTCGCCCGGACCAGCGGGTTCTTCCCGCTGCCGCCCAGGAGGCGCGGTCCGGGAGTCGGTGGTGCCTGA
- a CDS encoding type III PLP-dependent enzyme, producing MDLPTVRDRFTALRDALPGVGIFYAVKANPTPEVVELLAQQGCRFDVASPNEIDLCLDRGARPETISYSNPIKKARDIAYAYERGVRLFVSDSEHDVRTVAEHAPGARVMLRILVAANGSTYPFGKKFGCTPEMATDLLRLAAELGLVPLGVAFHAGSQQLDPNGWDAAIADAALITAKLRAEGVELTTVNLGGGLPAGYREQPRPVADYAAAITASLRRHFGDAAPEVMIEPGRAIVAEAGLIRSEVVLVAKKSYADEHRWVFLDIGRYGGLAETEGEAIAYPLRTDKDGGPVGPVVIAGPTCDADDVLYQSTHYELPLDLRAGDHVDLIGTGAYTSSYSSVAFNGFPPLATYCVR from the coding sequence ATGGACCTGCCGACCGTGCGCGACCGGTTCACCGCACTGCGTGACGCGCTGCCCGGTGTCGGCATCTTCTACGCCGTCAAGGCGAATCCCACGCCGGAAGTCGTGGAGCTGTTGGCCCAGCAGGGTTGCCGCTTCGACGTCGCGAGCCCCAACGAGATCGACCTGTGCCTGGACCGGGGCGCCCGCCCCGAGACCATCTCGTACAGCAACCCGATCAAGAAGGCCCGCGACATCGCCTACGCGTACGAACGCGGCGTACGCCTGTTCGTGTCCGACAGCGAGCACGACGTGCGCACGGTCGCCGAACACGCCCCCGGCGCACGGGTGATGCTGCGCATCCTGGTCGCCGCCAACGGGTCCACCTACCCGTTCGGCAAGAAGTTCGGCTGCACCCCGGAGATGGCCACCGACCTGCTGCGGCTCGCGGCGGAACTCGGCCTGGTACCGCTGGGGGTCGCGTTCCACGCCGGGTCGCAGCAACTCGACCCGAACGGGTGGGACGCGGCGATCGCCGACGCGGCGCTGATCACCGCCAAGCTGCGCGCGGAGGGCGTCGAGCTGACGACGGTCAACCTGGGCGGCGGCCTGCCCGCCGGCTACCGGGAACAGCCGCGTCCGGTGGCCGACTACGCCGCCGCGATCACCGCCTCCCTGCGGCGCCACTTCGGTGACGCCGCACCGGAAGTGATGATCGAACCGGGCCGGGCGATCGTCGCCGAGGCGGGACTGATCCGGTCCGAGGTCGTGCTGGTCGCGAAGAAGTCCTATGCGGACGAACACCGCTGGGTCTTCCTGGACATCGGCCGGTACGGCGGCCTCGCCGAGACCGAGGGCGAGGCGATCGCGTACCCGTTGCGCACCGACAAGGACGGCGGTCCGGTCGGGCCGGTCGTCATCGCGGGGCCGACGTGCGACGCCGACGACGTGCTGTACCAGAGCACCCACTACGAACTCCCGCTCGACCTGCGCGCGGGCGACCACGTCGACCTGATCGGCACCGGCGCCTACACGTCGAGCTACTCGTCCGTCGCCTTCAACGGCTTCCCGCCGTTGGCCACGTACTGCGTGCGGTGA
- a CDS encoding S9 family peptidase, with the protein MGNEISFPRQQARTQRFTLGAPRTVVVSPDGGRVYFLRTAGGRANGLWVFADGVETLLVDPDRLLTDPEDLSPEERARRERSREQGAGIVGYATDGDVTRAAFTLSGRLFVVGLATGDVRELPTPGPVIDPRLDPTGRRVGYVTGGALHVVDLDTGEDRVVAEPDAPDVTWGLAEFIAAEEMSRFRGYWFSPDGGRVLAARVDNSPVDRWYIADPANPATPATEIAYPAAGTPNADVTVAIFGPAGRVDVDWDRAAFPYLTTAHWSAGGRPLLSVQSRDQRHVRVLAVDPDTGTTEVVADDTDPHWLEIVPGTPAWTPDGRLVRVLPQGDANRLLVGDRAWTPDGFQVRAVLEVTAEDVLVSASTDDPTRIHVFRVTADAVERLSAEDGVHGAARGGDTLVLSSAGMDHFGTRTTVSGVEIASMAEEPVLTPEVRLLTVGERNLRAALLFPRDHVPGTKLPVLLDPYGGPHAQRVLAARNAYLASQWLADQGFAVLVVDGRGTPGRGPVWEREIASDFAGATLDDQVDALHAVAATEPDLDTTRVGIRGWSYGGYLAALAVLRRPDVFHAGIAGAPVTDWRLYDTHYTERYLGHPAENPEVYDTNSLIADAPNLTRPLMIVHGLADDNVVAAHMLRLSSALLAAGRPHTVLPLSGVTHMTPQEEVAENLLLVQVDFLKKALA; encoded by the coding sequence GTGGGCAACGAGATCTCCTTCCCGCGCCAACAGGCGCGTACCCAGCGGTTCACCCTGGGTGCTCCTCGCACGGTCGTCGTCTCACCCGACGGTGGACGCGTGTACTTCCTGCGGACGGCCGGCGGCCGGGCCAACGGGCTGTGGGTGTTCGCCGACGGGGTCGAGACGCTGCTGGTCGACCCCGATCGGCTGCTGACCGACCCGGAGGACCTCTCACCCGAGGAACGGGCCCGTCGCGAACGCAGCCGGGAACAGGGCGCGGGCATCGTCGGGTACGCGACCGACGGCGACGTCACGCGGGCCGCGTTCACCCTGTCCGGTCGGCTGTTCGTGGTCGGACTGGCGACGGGTGACGTGCGCGAGCTGCCGACCCCCGGTCCGGTCATCGACCCCCGGCTCGACCCGACCGGCCGCCGGGTCGGCTACGTCACGGGCGGCGCGCTGCACGTCGTCGACCTGGACACCGGCGAGGACCGCGTCGTCGCCGAGCCGGACGCGCCGGACGTCACCTGGGGCCTGGCCGAGTTCATCGCCGCCGAGGAGATGAGCCGCTTCCGCGGCTACTGGTTCTCGCCCGACGGCGGACGCGTCCTGGCCGCGCGGGTCGACAACTCGCCCGTCGACCGCTGGTACATCGCCGACCCCGCCAACCCGGCGACCCCGGCCACCGAGATCGCCTACCCCGCGGCGGGCACGCCCAACGCCGACGTCACGGTCGCGATCTTCGGCCCGGCCGGCCGCGTCGACGTGGACTGGGACCGTGCCGCGTTCCCGTACCTGACCACGGCGCACTGGTCGGCCGGCGGTCGCCCGCTGCTGTCGGTCCAGTCACGCGACCAGCGGCACGTCCGCGTCCTGGCCGTCGACCCGGACACCGGCACGACCGAGGTCGTCGCCGACGACACCGACCCGCACTGGTTGGAGATCGTCCCCGGCACGCCCGCGTGGACGCCCGACGGCCGGCTGGTCCGCGTCCTGCCCCAAGGCGACGCGAACCGCCTGCTCGTCGGCGACCGGGCGTGGACGCCCGACGGCTTCCAGGTCCGCGCCGTGCTGGAGGTGACCGCCGAGGACGTGCTCGTGTCCGCGTCCACCGACGACCCGACGCGGATCCACGTCTTCCGCGTCACGGCCGACGCCGTCGAGCGACTGTCCGCTGAGGACGGCGTGCACGGCGCGGCGCGGGGTGGCGACACCCTGGTGCTGTCCTCGGCCGGCATGGACCACTTCGGCACACGCACGACCGTGTCCGGCGTGGAGATCGCGTCGATGGCCGAGGAACCCGTGCTCACGCCCGAGGTCCGGCTGCTCACCGTGGGCGAGCGGAACCTGCGTGCCGCACTGCTCTTCCCTCGCGACCACGTGCCCGGCACGAAGCTGCCCGTGCTGCTGGACCCGTACGGCGGCCCGCACGCCCAACGCGTGCTCGCCGCGCGCAACGCGTACCTCGCGTCGCAGTGGTTGGCGGACCAGGGTTTCGCGGTGCTCGTCGTGGACGGTCGCGGCACGCCCGGCCGGGGTCCGGTGTGGGAGCGGGAGATCGCGTCCGACTTCGCCGGGGCCACGCTCGACGACCAGGTCGACGCGCTGCACGCCGTCGCGGCGACCGAACCGGACCTCGACACCACGCGGGTCGGCATCCGGGGTTGGTCCTACGGCGGCTATCTGGCGGCGTTGGCCGTCCTGCGCCGGCCGGACGTGTTCCACGCGGGCATCGCGGGTGCGCCGGTCACCGACTGGCGCCTGTACGACACGCACTACACGGAGCGCTACCTCGGTCACCCGGCCGAGAACCCCGAGGTGTACGACACCAACTCGCTCATCGCCGACGCGCCGAACCTGACCCGGCCGTTGATGATCGTGCACGGGCTCGCGGACGACAACGTGGTCGCGGCGCACATGCTGCGGCTGTCCTCGGCGCTGCTGGCGGCCGGGCGTCCGCACACCGTGCTGCCGCTGTCGGGCGTCACGCACATGACGCCACAGGAGGAAGTCGCCGAGAACCTGCTGCTGGTGCAGGTGGACTTCCTGAAGAAAGCCCTGGCCTGA
- a CDS encoding spermidine synthase, with amino-acid sequence MIREPLGAGLNRTWDVDEVVVDTNTAFQHLVIARTAQGLSLFCDDDRQSTEFSQLTYHEALMVPALLLADQVDRVLVIGSSEGVVCQMAVAAGASVVDHIDIDEQAVKLCAEHLPYGYTNDELAAAERGDGAVRVRYIDGWEYIRTTSERYDIVLVDLPDEREEEAQHNRLYGEEFLGMCKALLNPGGVVVTQAGCQTMWRNNTLVRSWQRFHSVFDTVAYYGSDEHEWAYLFGRADKVEDPTALMVERLPKGGYQPETIDELALRGNSIAPYLVRKAL; translated from the coding sequence GTGATCCGCGAACCGCTGGGGGCGGGGCTGAACCGGACCTGGGACGTGGACGAGGTGGTCGTCGACACGAACACCGCGTTCCAGCACCTGGTCATCGCCCGCACCGCCCAGGGTCTGTCGCTGTTCTGCGACGACGACCGGCAGAGCACCGAGTTCAGCCAGCTCACCTACCACGAGGCGCTGATGGTCCCGGCGCTGCTGCTCGCCGACCAGGTCGACCGCGTGCTGGTCATCGGGTCGAGCGAGGGCGTCGTGTGCCAGATGGCGGTGGCGGCGGGCGCGTCGGTCGTCGACCACATCGACATCGACGAGCAGGCCGTGAAGCTGTGCGCCGAGCACCTGCCCTACGGGTACACGAACGACGAACTCGCCGCCGCCGAACGCGGTGACGGCGCGGTGCGCGTGCGGTACATCGACGGGTGGGAGTACATCCGCACCACGTCCGAGCGCTACGACATCGTCCTGGTGGACCTGCCGGACGAGCGCGAGGAGGAGGCGCAGCACAACCGCCTGTACGGCGAGGAGTTCCTCGGCATGTGCAAGGCGCTGCTGAACCCGGGCGGCGTCGTGGTGACGCAGGCGGGGTGCCAGACCATGTGGCGCAACAACACGCTCGTCCGGTCGTGGCAGCGGTTCCACTCCGTGTTCGACACGGTCGCGTACTACGGCTCGGACGAGCACGAGTGGGCGTACCTGTTCGGGCGGGCCGACAAGGTGGAAGACCCGACCGCGCTGATGGTCGAGCGGCTGCCCAAGGGCGGCTACCAGCCGGAGACGATCGACGAGCTCGCGCTGCGGGGCAACTCGATCGCGCCGTACCTGGTGCGCAAGGCGCTCTGA
- the speD gene encoding adenosylmethionine decarboxylase has translation MSELPCETEPVGLFAGQHVLAELEGVSPELLDDEKFLRHALGEALTQADATVLEVVSKQFDPQGVTVLALLSESHASIHTYPEVGKVFVDVFTCGTRAKPALAVQLLADALGAVSARSDLITRGARVPALVGEEHA, from the coding sequence ATGTCCGAACTCCCGTGCGAAACCGAGCCGGTTGGCTTGTTCGCAGGACAGCACGTGCTGGCCGAGTTGGAAGGCGTCAGCCCGGAACTGCTCGACGACGAGAAGTTCCTGCGCCACGCGCTCGGCGAGGCCCTCACCCAGGCTGACGCCACGGTGTTGGAGGTGGTCTCCAAGCAGTTCGACCCGCAGGGGGTCACCGTCCTGGCCCTGCTGTCTGAGTCGCACGCGTCCATCCACACCTATCCCGAAGTGGGCAAGGTGTTCGTGGACGTGTTCACCTGCGGTACGCGCGCCAAACCCGCGCTCGCGGTGCAGTTGCTGGCCGACGCGCTGGGAGCTGTGTCCGCACGGTCGGACTTGATCACGCGGGGCGCCCGGGTGCCGGCGCTGGTCGGCGAGGAGCACGCGTGA
- a CDS encoding metallophosphoesterase, producing the protein MLLFVVVLGAVHYYIWRRVVRDTTTSVRGRRIGTVAVVLLYALMMAALLSTRAGVGGFLAWPGYLWLAVAFYLALLLGVLEIPRYVLLRRLAARERAGAHEAISRTAPGTQSHGVPDTGTETETRTASDTRPSTDTRPGTGTRTAPLTRSHAGAVTELLTRPQTDTRSDPDADPGNATDSRKAAGTDPRTGAMVDFTAGHPTEAGTTPAGLASADAKAASSTNTRNGPSVRFESHAEPDIDTGPRTAPNADTVPRHEPDRDTGARHEPNRDTGTRHRPDGDTRPPTDQVTDTRPHADLDHDAGPRDDHDNGSPLGREPGTEPTLDAEPRHGAEGGTGSNRSTVGDDEPCTNTDRDTRPRTKAGDDTGPHAGMGSDPGTRTDIPIANDVGTADGTGDDNGSGDGAGHGSGLGGGAGHVNDPCGGTRDGNGLGGGTRDGSGLGGGTRDGSGSGDGTGDTVDSRNEHESGRDDSDAIRDTKDDTARGTETADGNGSGATGTGAADGSDTGTQAGTDADTGAVATPDVGRRLFLARTLAVVGGVAASGVVGYGMTEALGDPVLKRVPVTLDKLDPRLSGYRIAVVSDIHLGPLLGRAHTERIVRLINDMEVDLVAIVGDLVDGTVEELGDDAAPLRDLVSTHGSFFVTGNHEYYSGAQPWLTELERLGVNPLRNERVTVERAGARFELAGVNDLNGRQSGDGPDFGRALDGRDATVPVVLLAHQPVQAREAAKYGVDLQLSGHTHGGQMFPFHLAVGLQQPVRSGLATVDGTQVYTSNGVGFWGPPVRVGAPPDITSVELHHNFAGR; encoded by the coding sequence GTGCTGCTGTTCGTCGTCGTACTCGGCGCGGTGCACTACTACATCTGGCGTCGGGTCGTGCGGGACACGACGACGAGTGTGCGCGGACGCCGGATCGGCACGGTCGCGGTGGTGCTCCTGTACGCGCTCATGATGGCCGCGCTCTTGTCGACGAGGGCCGGCGTCGGCGGCTTTCTCGCGTGGCCGGGCTACCTGTGGTTGGCGGTGGCTTTCTATCTCGCACTGCTGTTGGGTGTGTTGGAGATTCCCCGTTACGTACTTCTGCGGCGGCTCGCGGCACGTGAACGCGCCGGTGCACACGAAGCGATTTCACGCACGGCACCGGGTACGCAATCGCATGGCGTACCGGACACCGGTACAGAAACCGAAACGCGCACGGCGTCGGACACGCGACCGAGCACCGACACACGACCCGGTACCGGCACGCGCACCGCGCCGCTCACCCGATCGCACGCCGGCGCGGTCACCGAACTTCTCACGCGGCCACAGACCGATACGCGATCCGATCCCGACGCGGACCCCGGCAACGCCACCGATTCCCGCAAGGCGGCAGGTACCGATCCGCGAACCGGAGCGATGGTCGACTTCACTGCGGGCCACCCGACGGAAGCCGGCACGACTCCCGCCGGCCTGGCGTCCGCCGACGCCAAGGCCGCGAGCAGCACGAACACCCGAAACGGACCGTCGGTCCGCTTCGAATCGCACGCCGAGCCGGACATCGACACCGGACCGCGTACCGCACCGAATGCCGACACGGTGCCGCGACACGAACCAGATCGCGACACAGGAGCGCGACACGAACCGAACCGCGACACGGGGACGCGACACCGACCGGATGGCGACACCCGACCGCCCACCGACCAGGTCACCGACACCAGGCCGCACGCCGACCTCGACCACGACGCCGGGCCGCGCGACGATCACGACAACGGATCACCGCTCGGACGCGAACCCGGTACCGAACCCACGCTCGACGCCGAACCACGACATGGAGCGGAGGGCGGCACCGGATCGAATCGCAGCACGGTCGGCGACGACGAACCGTGCACGAACACCGACCGCGATACCAGGCCACGGACGAAAGCGGGTGACGACACCGGTCCGCACGCCGGCATGGGTTCCGACCCGGGCACACGGACCGACATCCCCATCGCCAACGACGTCGGCACCGCCGACGGGACCGGCGACGACAACGGATCCGGCGACGGAGCAGGCCATGGCAGCGGTCTCGGTGGCGGAGCGGGTCACGTCAACGATCCCTGTGGCGGAACGCGCGACGGCAACGGTCTCGGTGGCGGAACGCGCGACGGTAGCGGTCTCGGTGGCGGAACGCGCGACGGTAGCGGATCCGGTGACGGAACGGGCGACACAGTCGACAGTCGCAACGAACACGAGAGCGGCCGTGACGACAGCGACGCCATCCGTGACACCAAGGACGACACCGCGCGCGGCACCGAGACCGCCGACGGGAACGGAAGCGGCGCGACCGGAACCGGGGCGGCCGACGGGAGCGACACCGGGACACAAGCCGGGACCGACGCCGACACCGGGGCGGTCGCGACGCCGGACGTCGGCCGGCGGCTGTTCCTGGCGCGCACGCTCGCGGTGGTGGGCGGGGTCGCGGCGTCGGGCGTCGTCGGCTACGGCATGACCGAGGCGCTGGGCGACCCGGTGCTCAAGCGCGTGCCCGTCACGTTGGACAAGCTCGACCCGCGACTGTCCGGCTACCGCATCGCCGTGGTCAGCGACATCCACCTGGGGCCGCTGCTCGGCCGGGCGCACACGGAGCGGATCGTCCGACTGATCAACGACATGGAGGTCGACCTCGTCGCGATCGTCGGCGACCTGGTCGACGGCACGGTCGAGGAACTCGGCGACGACGCCGCACCACTGCGGGACCTCGTGAGCACGCACGGCAGCTTCTTCGTCACCGGCAACCACGAGTACTACTCCGGCGCACAGCCGTGGCTCACCGAGTTGGAACGCCTCGGCGTCAACCCCCTGCGCAACGAGCGGGTGACCGTCGAACGGGCGGGTGCGCGGTTCGAGCTGGCCGGTGTCAACGACCTCAACGGCCGGCAGTCGGGCGACGGGCCGGACTTCGGGCGGGCCCTCGACGGGCGCGACGCCACCGTCCCCGTGGTTCTCCTGGCGCACCAACCGGTGCAGGCGCGCGAGGCCGCGAAGTACGGCGTCGACCTCCAACTGTCCGGCCACACGCACGGCGGCCAGATGTTCCCGTTCCACCTCGCGGTCGGTCTGCAGCAACCCGTCCGCAGCGGTCTGGCCACCGTCGACGGCACTCAGGTGTACACGTCGAACGGCGTCGGATTCTGGGGTCCGCCGGTCCGCGTGGGCGCTCCGCCGGACATCACGTCGGTGGAGCTGCATCACAACTTCGCCGGCCGATAG
- the glyA gene encoding serine hydroxymethyltransferase, giving the protein MSEHFNTSLAEFDPEVAQAVAAELGRQRSTLEMIASENFTPVSVLQAQGSVLTNKYAEGYPGRRYYGGCEHVDVVERLAIARVKELFGAGFANVQPHSGAQANAAAMFALLKPGDTILGLSLAHGGHLTHGMKINFSGKLYNVVPYHVGDSDGVVDMAEVEALALEHRPKLIVAGWSAYPRQLDFAGFRRIADAVDAYLMVDMAHFAGLVAAGLHPSPVPHAHVVTTTTHKTLGGPRGGVILSNDADIAKKINSAVFPGQQGGPLEHVIAGKAVAFKHAASPEFADRQRRTLEGARILADRLAREDVAAVGVKVLTGGTDVHLVLVDLVDSELDGQQAEDRLHEVGITVNRNAVPNDPRPPMVTSGLRIGTPALATRGFGADDFAEVADIIANALLPTADLDGLRGRVEVLAAKFPLYSTL; this is encoded by the coding sequence CCCCGAGGTGGCGCAGGCGGTGGCCGCCGAGCTGGGGCGGCAGCGGTCCACCCTGGAGATGATCGCTTCGGAGAACTTCACCCCCGTGTCGGTGCTCCAGGCCCAGGGCTCGGTGCTGACCAACAAGTACGCCGAGGGCTACCCGGGCCGTCGCTACTACGGCGGCTGCGAGCACGTCGACGTGGTCGAGCGGCTGGCGATCGCGCGCGTCAAGGAGCTGTTCGGCGCCGGGTTCGCCAACGTGCAGCCGCACTCGGGCGCGCAGGCCAACGCGGCGGCGATGTTCGCGCTGCTCAAGCCGGGCGACACGATCCTGGGTCTGAGCCTGGCGCACGGTGGCCACCTCACCCACGGCATGAAGATCAACTTTTCCGGCAAGCTCTACAACGTGGTGCCCTACCACGTCGGCGACTCGGATGGCGTGGTCGACATGGCCGAGGTCGAGGCGCTGGCGCTGGAGCACCGGCCGAAGCTGATCGTCGCCGGCTGGTCGGCGTACCCGCGGCAGCTCGACTTCGCCGGGTTCCGCCGGATCGCCGACGCGGTCGACGCGTACCTGATGGTCGACATGGCGCACTTCGCCGGTCTGGTCGCCGCCGGGCTGCACCCCAGCCCGGTGCCGCACGCGCACGTCGTGACCACGACCACGCACAAGACGCTCGGTGGCCCGCGCGGCGGCGTGATCTTGTCCAACGACGCCGACATCGCCAAGAAGATCAACTCGGCGGTGTTCCCCGGCCAGCAGGGCGGTCCGCTGGAGCATGTGATCGCGGGCAAGGCCGTGGCGTTCAAGCACGCCGCGTCGCCGGAGTTCGCCGACCGCCAGCGCCGCACGCTGGAGGGCGCGCGCATCCTCGCCGACCGGCTCGCCCGCGAGGACGTGGCGGCCGTGGGCGTGAAGGTCCTCACCGGCGGCACGGACGTCCACCTCGTCCTGGTCGACCTGGTGGACTCGGAGCTGGACGGTCAGCAGGCCGAGGACCGGCTGCACGAGGTCGGCATCACGGTCAACCGCAACGCCGTGCCCAACGACCCGCGTCCGCCGATGGTCACGTCGGGCCTGCGGATCGGCACGCCCGCGCTGGCCACGCGCGGGTTCGGCGCGGACGACTTCGCCGAGGTCGCCGACATCATCGCGAACGCCCTGCTGCCGACCGCCGACCTGGACGGGCTGCGGGGACGCGTCGAGGTGCTGGCGGCGAAGTTCCCGCTCTACTCCACCCTGTGA
- a CDS encoding malonic semialdehyde reductase, which translates to MSASLDTLALSPEAQDLLFTGARTANAFTDEPVTDEQLRQVYELVKWGPTSMNNQPLRIVYVRGEGSRERLLPHLGEGNRAKTASAPVVAILAADTSFHEHFPRTFPHFEGARDLFADKLDVRDSVARLNAGLQIGYFILGVRAAGLAAGPMSGFDAEGVRQEFLADTTLQPLVIVNIGHPDHSGTFGRLLRLEHDEVVSEV; encoded by the coding sequence ATGTCCGCCTCCCTCGACACGCTCGCGCTTTCCCCCGAAGCGCAGGACCTGCTCTTCACCGGTGCGCGCACGGCGAACGCGTTCACCGACGAGCCGGTGACCGACGAGCAGCTGCGCCAGGTGTACGAGCTGGTCAAGTGGGGTCCGACCAGCATGAACAACCAGCCGCTGCGCATCGTCTACGTGCGGGGCGAGGGTTCGCGCGAGCGGCTGCTGCCGCACCTGGGCGAGGGCAACCGGGCGAAGACCGCGTCCGCGCCGGTGGTGGCGATCCTGGCGGCCGACACCTCGTTCCACGAGCACTTCCCGCGGACGTTCCCGCACTTCGAGGGCGCGCGTGACCTGTTCGCCGACAAGCTCGACGTGCGCGACTCCGTGGCGCGGCTCAACGCGGGTCTCCAGATCGGCTACTTCATCCTCGGCGTGCGCGCCGCGGGTCTGGCCGCCGGTCCGATGTCGGGCTTCGACGCGGAGGGCGTGCGTCAGGAGTTCCTCGCCGACACGACGCTCCAGCCGCTGGTGATCGTCAACATCGGCCACCCGGACCACTCCGGCACGTTCGGTCGGTTGCTGCGCCTGGAGCACGACGAGGTCGTCAGCGAGGTCTGA